One region of Miscanthus floridulus cultivar M001 chromosome 19, ASM1932011v1, whole genome shotgun sequence genomic DNA includes:
- the LOC136526674 gene encoding uncharacterized protein — METLTFEVVGFHGTYHAILGRPCNTNFMAVPNYTYLKQKMLRPCGVITIGTSLKRTYECEAKCCEHVTAIVASQELAAIKKEVAEEALDPKWSARSFKPMEGAKKVLIDPSSSNGKAVRIGTTLSSK; from the coding sequence atggagaccctcaccttcgaggtggtcgggttccatggaacctaccatgccatcctgggacgtccatgcaaCACGAatttcatggccgtccccaactacacctacctaaagcagAAGATGCTAAgaccatgtggggtcatcaccattggcacctccttaaagcgcacctacgagtgcgaggCCAAGTGCTGTGAACATGTCACGGCAATCGTGGCCTCCcaggagcttgcggccatcaagaaggaggtcgcTGAAGAAGCGCTCGACCCCAAGTGGTCAGCCAGGTCTTTCAAGCCTATGGAGGGTGCTAagaaggtcctcatagaccctagtagtTCCAATGGCAAagcggtgcgcattggcaccacactttcctccaaatag